AAACCACCTGAACGGCCCTGCGTCGGTTTTTCGAGAGATGGGTTTCGGCGGAGATCGATTCTCCCATCATACGAACCTCCCCGTCGTCGGGAGACTCCAGTCCCAGCAGGATCCGTCCCATGGTGCTTTTGCCGGAACCGCTGGGCCCTATCAATCCCACGCATTCGCCCGGTCGGACCGACAGGTCTATCTCCTTCAGTACCTCCACTCTCTCTCCTTTTCGAAAGAAACCGCCTCTTCTGTAGCTTTTTGAGACTCTCGACAGCTCGATCACAGGGGTAATATTCACGATAGGATCCCCTCCGTCTCTCCCGAGAGTTTCATGTGGGCTTCTATCAGCTCGGCAGTGTAGTCCGATCCGGGGTGGTCGAACAGGTCCTCGACTGTTCCGGAATCCACCATTACGCCGTCCTTCATCACTACGACGTCGTCGGCCATCTTCGCCAGCACTCCGAGATCATGGGTTACCATTATCATCCCCAGATTTTTGCGACTTACGAGGTTTCCCAGAAGGGTCAATATTCTGGTCTGGTTTATGGCGTCCAGGTCCGTGGTAGGCTCGTCGGCCACTATGAAAGGAGCCTCCGTAACCAGGGCCAGGGCTATCATAACCCTCTGGAGCATTCCGCCGCTCATCTGGAAAGGGTATAGATCCAGTAACCTGGGTTCCCTCGACAGGCCCACCTCTTCGAGGGCTTCGACTACGGTGGAGTGGTCGGATATGTCGTGGGCTTTCAAGGTCTCCGTGAAATGGTTCCCCACGGTGTAGACAGGGTCGAAACAGCTTACTGGGCTCTGCATTATCGAGGTGATCGACGAGCCCAGATATTCTCTCGATTCCGCCGTCGATTTCCCCTCTATAGCTATCTTTCCGGAGGAGGATAATCCCGGCGGAAGAAGTCCC
The genomic region above belongs to Dethiosulfovibrio faecalis and contains:
- a CDS encoding ABC transporter ATP-binding protein, giving the protein MNSPYLTVRNLKVRYGSRELVKGISLDAYRGRVLGILGESGCGKSLTCLGILGLLPPGLSSSGKIAIEGKSTAESREYLGSSITSIMQSPVSCFDPVYTVGNHFTETLKAHDISDHSTVVEALEEVGLSREPRLLDLYPFQMSGGMLQRVMIALALVTEAPFIVADEPTTDLDAINQTRILTLLGNLVSRKNLGMIMVTHDLGVLAKMADDVVVMKDGVMVDSGTVEDLFDHPGSDYTAELIEAHMKLSGETEGILS